A window of the Streptomyces sp. NBC_00454 genome harbors these coding sequences:
- a CDS encoding YcaO-like family protein, translated as MPDAVGHAAGSAARAGLGSVCEALERHLAGPAGFDPARTRLRYAGELARGALAAEASALLLAAAPEQRLACWTYEPLADVHELDVPVYLSAPWYADSEQGPALRERAGDQGDYRALSRYAVNSGYGLGLSITDATLHALYETVERDACSLLLAHAFLGSGHHLAELDPRTLPPDLASLHAHVEESAGHRVHLLDATTDLDIPTVVAYSPPTPESPYFRGQGASLSMRQAVHRALTELLESVQVRALAPGDTLDRQADLRALHSYPQLHACGRFDLTGQLSRAELVPFADRRQPPGGPQHRLDQVLSLLAAGGYTAYRRTIRVLPGDIHVAHALVPGLERFFAVVKGALVLPGPRGRYAVRPATRSRSARTGTNAAIT; from the coding sequence GTGCCCGATGCGGTCGGGCACGCGGCTGGAAGCGCCGCACGGGCCGGACTCGGCTCCGTGTGCGAGGCGTTGGAACGTCATCTGGCAGGTCCGGCCGGCTTCGATCCGGCTCGGACCCGGCTGCGGTACGCGGGAGAACTCGCCCGCGGGGCGTTGGCCGCCGAGGCCAGCGCTCTGCTCCTGGCCGCTGCTCCGGAGCAGAGACTCGCCTGCTGGACGTACGAGCCACTCGCGGACGTCCATGAACTGGACGTCCCCGTCTATCTCTCTGCCCCTTGGTACGCGGACTCGGAGCAAGGCCCGGCCCTCAGGGAGAGGGCTGGTGACCAGGGCGACTACCGCGCGCTGTCACGGTACGCGGTGAACTCTGGCTACGGCCTTGGCCTCTCAATCACCGACGCCACGCTGCACGCCCTGTACGAGACCGTCGAGCGCGACGCCTGCTCGCTCCTGCTTGCACACGCCTTCCTCGGCAGCGGCCACCACCTCGCGGAACTTGATCCCCGCACTCTGCCGCCCGACCTGGCCAGCCTCCACGCTCACGTCGAGGAAAGCGCGGGGCACCGCGTACACCTGCTGGACGCGACCACGGACCTCGATATCCCCACCGTCGTCGCCTACAGCCCTCCCACCCCCGAGTCACCGTACTTCCGTGGCCAAGGTGCCTCCTTGAGCATGCGCCAGGCTGTTCACCGGGCCCTCACCGAACTCCTGGAATCAGTGCAGGTCCGGGCCCTGGCCCCTGGGGACACCCTCGACCGACAGGCCGACCTGCGCGCCCTGCACAGCTACCCACAGCTCCACGCGTGCGGGCGGTTCGACCTGACCGGTCAGCTGAGCCGTGCCGAGCTCGTCCCCTTCGCGGACCGCCGGCAGCCGCCCGGAGGGCCGCAGCACCGACTGGACCAAGTACTCTCCCTGCTCGCCGCCGGGGGGTACACGGCCTACCGGCGAACGATCCGCGTCCTGCCCGGTGACATCCACGTCGCCCACGCCTTGGTCCCCGGCCTGGAGCGATTCTTTGCGGTGGTCAAGGGGGCGCTCGTGCTGCCCGGCCCCCGCGGTCGATACGCCGTCAGGCCTGCCACCCGTAGCAGGTCCGCGCGAACTGGTACCAATGCTGCGATCACCTGA
- a CDS encoding DUF6236 family protein: MQRIGLYYPYIHFRSEEWLKAAALYWPRMARVVPDRFVPADAGVALALKDGLDFVVDVSPREAIEAVIPLFREVFSVDSHTMWRRYANNLRERAVKQPGRAPMMRYDAYDAATYAWPQGGGDPALGPDLVPMHWGEVDYGALESMGLMVPGIADNVDVDGRQSRWAAMDPTLAWIWKRVVVDELARRTGYLPVTDQPVLHPYSGDWSAARLAEVLLGESGPQLISRYRAHSSAAPATPATVFGQRQFAAAIGHLVVRCVVPRGLQDIPVEKMIQLRTRHATEFDAFADAVAATAEELRDALGSADDPTAVEAYLRLLVQQRFTTPLKDLEAAMKGLRMEAGHAAIGYKLELGSAAAASLGGLAAGSSLLTAGAVAFGVTSIRRHVVDARDAHLRNSAVTCLLRIKYDLEPQSLLRRILRVSARAAGTGI, translated from the coding sequence ATGCAGCGCATCGGGCTCTACTACCCGTACATCCACTTCCGCAGCGAGGAGTGGCTGAAAGCGGCGGCCTTGTACTGGCCGCGCATGGCACGTGTGGTCCCCGACCGGTTCGTCCCGGCCGATGCGGGTGTTGCCCTGGCGCTCAAGGACGGGCTCGACTTCGTCGTCGACGTCTCTCCTCGCGAGGCGATCGAAGCGGTGATTCCGCTGTTCAGAGAGGTGTTCAGCGTCGACTCCCACACCATGTGGCGACGCTATGCGAACAACCTGCGGGAGCGGGCGGTCAAACAGCCGGGAAGAGCGCCCATGATGCGCTACGACGCATATGACGCGGCAACCTACGCCTGGCCGCAGGGAGGCGGCGATCCTGCTCTCGGCCCGGACCTGGTGCCGATGCACTGGGGCGAAGTCGACTACGGCGCGTTGGAGTCCATGGGGCTGATGGTGCCCGGCATCGCCGATAACGTGGACGTCGATGGACGCCAGTCCCGTTGGGCCGCCATGGACCCCACCCTCGCCTGGATCTGGAAGCGCGTGGTCGTCGACGAACTGGCGCGCCGCACCGGCTACCTGCCCGTCACCGACCAGCCCGTCCTGCACCCGTACAGCGGCGACTGGAGCGCAGCGCGGCTGGCGGAGGTTCTCCTGGGAGAAAGTGGCCCCCAGCTCATCAGCCGTTATCGGGCCCACAGCAGTGCCGCTCCCGCAACTCCCGCGACCGTGTTCGGCCAACGGCAGTTCGCCGCCGCTATCGGGCATCTGGTGGTGCGCTGCGTGGTGCCGCGCGGTCTCCAGGACATCCCGGTCGAGAAGATGATCCAGCTGCGCACCCGCCATGCCACGGAGTTCGACGCCTTCGCGGACGCGGTGGCCGCGACGGCTGAGGAGCTGCGTGACGCGCTTGGCTCCGCCGACGATCCCACGGCCGTTGAGGCGTATCTGCGGCTGTTGGTCCAGCAGCGGTTCACGACGCCATTGAAAGACCTCGAAGCGGCGATGAAGGGGCTCAGGATGGAGGCCGGCCATGCCGCGATAGGTTACAAGCTGGAGCTCGGCAGCGCGGCGGCCGCTTCCCTGGGCGGGTTGGCCGCAGGATCGTCCCTGCTCACCGCCGGAGCGGTCGCCTTCGGCGTGACGTCCATACGCCGTCACGTGGTTGACGCCCGCGACGCTCACCTGCGGAACTCCGCGGTCACCTGCCTCCTGCGGATCAAGTACGACCTCGAACCGCAGTCGCTCCTGCGGCGCATCCTGCGCGTCTCGGCCCGGGCTGCGGGCACCGGGATCTGA
- a CDS encoding class F sortase encodes MPDGRRWGNRTIGSLTALAAAVGVWLVTTDDIPQPPPQPTRAQGLLGTQHRVFDQLRGESRGESSAPTPTSAPQPAAMAPAEPERIRVPSLRIDAPLTGLGLESDGSLQAPAPDDKNLAGWYAGGTSPGADGTAVVAGHVDNKHGPAVFYRLGALKKGERIEIARRDGTTAVFTVDAIEVHDREGFPDQQVYGATGRPELRLITCGGTYTKKTGYPANVVVYAHLTDTPASTR; translated from the coding sequence GTGCCGGACGGACGGCGTTGGGGGAACCGGACGATCGGATCCCTGACCGCACTCGCGGCGGCCGTGGGGGTCTGGCTGGTCACCACCGATGACATACCGCAGCCGCCACCCCAGCCGACCCGAGCCCAAGGTCTCCTCGGCACCCAGCACAGGGTGTTCGACCAGTTGCGCGGTGAGTCACGCGGGGAGAGCTCCGCGCCCACCCCGACGTCCGCGCCCCAGCCGGCGGCCATGGCCCCGGCCGAGCCGGAACGCATCCGCGTACCCTCGCTCCGCATCGACGCCCCACTCACGGGCCTCGGCCTGGAGAGCGACGGCAGCCTTCAGGCGCCCGCGCCCGACGACAAGAACCTCGCGGGCTGGTACGCGGGCGGTACGTCACCCGGCGCCGACGGCACGGCCGTCGTCGCCGGCCACGTGGACAACAAACATGGCCCCGCCGTCTTCTACCGACTCGGAGCACTGAAGAAGGGCGAGCGCATAGAAATAGCACGCCGAGACGGAACCACCGCGGTCTTCACCGTCGACGCGATCGAGGTCCACGACCGAGAGGGCTTCCCCGACCAGCAGGTCTACGGCGCCACGGGCCGTCCCGAACTACGGCTCATCACCTGCGGCGGCACGTACACGAAGAAGACTGGCTACCCGGCTAACGTGGTCGTCTACGCCCACCTCACCGACACCCCGGCATCCACGCGCTGA
- a CDS encoding chitin binding peritrophin-A domain-containing protein: MKIIRILAPLAAMAALLTMAAPVQAQPAPAPATVATATVPPPANQSICKKPGGYYQHLSDPAAFWVCDNAYRPTRHICPGGLLYNADARPATCDWPDQVHSQAPTGATTLTAAPAHLQKLPLKVVGLKATLKTGLIGVPITFKSKSGKVLCTATTQSVNYYDNTRGAPSVATCDSTAGLVGTVTDLLLGYTASFAGRDGLFEASTGNGTVKLLG, translated from the coding sequence ATGAAGATCATCCGTATCCTCGCACCGCTGGCCGCCATGGCCGCGCTACTCACCATGGCGGCCCCTGTCCAGGCCCAGCCCGCGCCGGCCCCCGCGACCGTAGCTACTGCCACAGTCCCGCCACCCGCCAACCAGAGCATCTGCAAGAAGCCGGGAGGCTACTACCAGCACCTCAGCGACCCGGCCGCGTTCTGGGTATGCGACAACGCCTACCGGCCCACCCGCCACATATGCCCCGGGGGGCTCCTGTACAACGCGGACGCCCGGCCCGCGACCTGCGACTGGCCTGACCAGGTCCACTCCCAGGCCCCCACCGGCGCGACCACGCTGACCGCCGCCCCGGCCCACCTTCAAAAGCTCCCGCTGAAGGTCGTCGGCCTCAAGGCGACCCTGAAGACCGGACTGATCGGAGTACCGATCACCTTCAAGAGCAAGTCCGGCAAGGTCCTGTGCACGGCCACCACTCAGTCGGTCAACTACTACGACAACACCCGTGGTGCGCCCAGCGTCGCCACGTGTGACAGCACCGCGGGCCTTGTCGGTACCGTCACGGACCTGCTGCTCGGCTACACGGCCTCCTTCGCCGGCCGCGACGGTCTCTTCGAGGCATCGACCGGTAACGGCACCGTGAAACTTCTCGGATAA
- a CDS encoding NUDIX domain-containing protein, with product MDDWLKDSDEVEASWVTVDLAIFTLQGARLMVLLIDRGLEPFVGQPALPGGYVQKGETLREGALRELWEEAGIDGGLLHLEQLGAYGDPGRDPRGRVVTVAYLALGPNLPVPVGGTDAERAYWAPVDELDQARMRLAFDHSAILAEALEEVRRKLEYTSVATAFCASEFTLSELRTVYEVVWGQPLDPSNFRRKVLRTTGFVEPTGEQRMPSTGRPAALYRRGIAWVLSPPLLRAGGQPA from the coding sequence GTGGATGACTGGCTGAAAGACTCCGATGAGGTGGAGGCCTCGTGGGTGACGGTGGACCTGGCGATCTTCACGCTGCAAGGCGCCCGCCTGATGGTGCTACTGATCGATCGGGGGCTGGAGCCCTTCGTCGGCCAGCCTGCGCTCCCTGGCGGGTATGTCCAGAAGGGCGAGACCCTGCGGGAAGGGGCGCTGCGGGAGTTGTGGGAGGAAGCCGGCATCGACGGTGGGCTGTTGCACCTGGAGCAGTTGGGTGCCTACGGCGATCCCGGGCGGGATCCGAGGGGGCGAGTGGTCACCGTCGCATACCTGGCGCTGGGGCCCAACCTGCCCGTGCCTGTGGGCGGCACGGACGCGGAACGCGCCTACTGGGCACCGGTGGATGAACTCGACCAGGCCAGGATGAGGCTGGCATTCGATCACTCCGCGATCCTTGCCGAGGCTTTGGAGGAGGTCCGCCGCAAACTCGAATACACCTCTGTCGCGACGGCCTTCTGTGCCTCGGAGTTCACTCTCAGCGAGTTGCGCACGGTCTATGAAGTGGTCTGGGGGCAGCCGTTGGACCCGAGCAATTTTCGGCGCAAGGTGCTGAGGACCACAGGATTCGTGGAACCCACGGGCGAACAGAGGATGCCCTCGACAGGCCGCCCGGCCGCGCTGTACCGCAGAGGGATTGCATGGGTGTTGAGCCCACCCCTCCTGCGTGCCGGCGGGCAGCCTGCCTAG